TAGCTAAGTAGTTGTCACGGGGTGTAGTAGGTAGTGTGTAGCGACAACACGTTTTCAATTATGTTGTGTAATGGGTGTGAGAAACAGTAGTATTTTGTTGGTTTCTACACTCACGGATGAATTATGTTTGTGTCACGGGTGTGAAAGTGTAGCATTTTGTTGGTTTCTACACTTCACGTGTATTGTAAAACAATGCCTATATAATCTATTGTCTCATTTATGCATTGGTCTTAAACTTGTTCTTCATTGCTTCTCTCTAAAACAATCAGAACACAACAATCATCCCCTATCTTCTTTAAGTTCTTTCCCTTTCCCTATCTTCTTAACTCAAACTTGTTCTTCATTGCTTCATCTGTtatctccatttttttaaaacacttaaatcatattttgaataaaaaaaaatacttcttctatctcaattttttttttaacacgaAATCAtgtttttacttaaaaaaaaattattcttctatctccatttttttaaacacttaaatcatattttgaataaaaaaaaatacttcttctatctccatttttttaaaacacttaatcatatttttacttaaaaaaaatgtcaTCATCAGAGTCAGATGGCGTAGATGAAGCTGTTGAAGAATGGTTCGATGAAGAATTTGATAATATTGTCAACTCCCTAGTTGATGTTCAAGCCAAAAAACCAAAGAgacgagcttatatcgaaagagatCGGGAACAAGGACACAATCTATTATGGAATGACTATTTCAAGGAAAATCCCACTTACCAACCGGAAATGTTTAGGCGGCGTTTTCGAATGAATAAGCCATTGTTCCTTCGCATAGTGGATGCTCTAACAAATGAAGTTCCATactttcagcaaagaagaaaTGCCCATGGAAGATACGGACTATCTACACTTCAGAAGTGTACAGCAGCTATACGTATGTTGGCGTATGGTCAATCAGGAGATACGTATGATGAATATCTCCGACTAGGTGAAAGTACTGCACTTTTATGTTTGGACAATATCACTAATGCGATAATACAAttatttggagatgagtatctaagaagaccTACAGCTGAtgatcttcaacgactactgGATATTGGAGAGTTACGCGGGTTTCCGGGAATGGTAagcagcatcgactgtatgcattgagAGTGGAAAAATTGCCCAACAGCTTGGAGAGGACAGTACACACGTGGTTCAGGAAAGCCGATAATTATCTTAGAGGCGGTGGCATCACAAGACTTGTGGATATGGCATGCATTTTTCGGACTTCCAGGTACCCTAAATGATATTAATGTTCTGGATCGGtcaccagtttttgatgacattttacaaggtcgagctcctAAAGTTAAtttcaaggtcaacaaccacaaTTATCGTATGGCGTACTATCTTACCGATggaatttatccaaaatggtcaaTATTTATCCAATCAATCTCACTTCCTCAAACTCCAAGAGCACAACTAtttgctcaacatcaagaagccgtaagaaaagatgtcgaacgtgCTTTCGGAGTATTGCAAGCGAGGTTTGCAATAGTTAAAAACCCAGCACTACTATGGGACAAGGAAAAGATAGGAAGGATTATGAGATGTTGTGTCATACTGCACAACATGATAGTAGAGGACGAACGAGACAGATTCACTTAGTATGATACATATGTATTCGAATCAGGAGAATCAAGCAGAAGTTCCGAGGTTGATGTCGTCTCCTCTACGGAAAGCCTTTCTAATGTCGGTCAAATGCGTGGCATTCGCAATCAAATTCGGGATCAACAGATACATCACCGTCTGAAAGCTGATCTAGTTGAAAATATATGGCAAATATTCGGTAATCAAGATGAATAATCTTTCTATGTTTATGATTTTCATACTATTGAATAATAATgtattgaaaaatttaaaaaaataaatttttttttttaattctaagaACCCCATGTTCGGGTTCACTAATGGAAGAAGAAAATTAATACAGGTTCATTACTATTTCCGACcccaccaaaaaaataataaaaaattccaATGAACCCCAAATGGAGGTTCATTGATGTGGATGCtctaaatgaataaaatattcaaatgatttaaattaatttgatGAACAGCATTAGAAATTTTGATTCGTATAAAGATTAGAAAATTATATGATCTTATTAGTTATTACCCCCACAACGAAGTATTAATGTCAGTTGAAAAAAACGGGAATCTattcaaaataaccaaaatcgaagattttgtttttcagtcaaaaacatgaaaatgaattttgagagtggcattttaaaaataattctgAATAGAAAATGTTGAAATTTTGTCAAGTTTGAGTTGAGATTTTTACATAACAAGTATTGTGTCAGTTAAGTAGAACGGGAACCTattcaaaataaccaaaatccaagattttgtttttaaggcaaaaacatgaaaatgaattttgagagtggcaaaaaaaaattaaaaaaattgagagtggcattttaaaaataattctgaatagaaaattttgaaaattttgtcaAGTTTGAGttgagatttttaaaaagattatcTAAAGAGAAAATGGGATCATAAAATTATGTGAGTGGGACAATGACaaagaacataaaataaataaacagcgAAAACCTATTTTATCATGTAACATATTGTGGGTGGATGGTGGATCCTTATGATAGTGTATGTTTTGAAATTGTGATTTATCTTACTAATCTTTTGCACAGTTGGTCTCCAGCAATTTCCACACTAGTCTCCTAGAATATATatggttatatatataagacatctaataatttaaatacTAGAGCTTCAAGATAAGTTCTCAATAATTGAGATTGAGACTTCATATGCCTAGAATTTGAGTAATTTAGTAATTTAACACATAATTTGAGCTAATTGCAATATTTTCTGGATTAGTTTGTCcaaaatttcaattattttttattttacttttagttttctaaaggataaggaaatacaaaaggaaaataattaaatcGTTAAAGGTAACTACAAAATAAAGGGAATACAGAGAATAAGAACATTGCTCTTTTGGACTTCACAAAAGCTAAAGTGAAAAGCTAAACTTTTCTGAATAATGGACcgtttctttttcatttataagAACAAAAACCGTAGGTCTCACATAATCTAGATattgacaaaatattatcattaaaataatcTTAACTAATCATCTAATCTTTAATTACTTATTAAGGTGATATAAGCAAATGGTACCATTTAAAGGCAACTAACTTAAGATTTGAACTTTTGACTCATAGAGATGTAATAACCCATATAATCTTAACCTAAGATGTTAAGTTTACAAGTTAACTATCAATAATCATGAGTGCGTGAAATTACGGTTTTGATTGACTAGGGGACATAATTACCGCGCTGATAACTTTAACATCACTGTTAACTACATTTAATGTGATTTATCTCTGCTAAGCTAACCTACATCAAATAACCACAGGTTGCTTACAAAATaagatagaatatataaaacaaactacaagaGTCAAATCAAACGGTATGAAATGAAAAACGTGGAGGCCAAATGTAACAAACTAGAAGTTTCAGGTTCAGAATAAAGAGGATAAAAGATGAAAGAGAGAGAACATGCCTGGAGAGGAGtgatggaagaagaagagaagaactgaTCAGCTGTGATGAACTGTTGGCTGAGCTTAGGACAAACGTTTGTATCAACCAAACAAGCCCTTATCTTCCCCCAGTTCTTGGAATCCACAACGTTCTCTCTCAGCCAATCTGAGAACCCTTCGAGCCTGTACTCTTTGTAACCTCGACCCGGAACTTGATACGACCCGTCGGGTCGGGTCACCACGAAAGCAAATATCAGAACCACCAGCAAGAGTCCGATCAGTATCGCCATACAGCACAAGTAAACAGCCAGCAGAGTCTCCTTGTGCCTGAGAATGATTCAGAGTGATCATTTGAGCTCAAACGTTTGAATCAAAACTGAAGCAAAAGTGTCTTGTCTTTATATAAAACTTACTGGTAGGCGCCGATGAAGCCGCAAGCAGAGACGACGAGGACGAGAACGCCGAGGACGACGACAGGCCAACGGAGGAGATTGACACACTCGTTGTCAGGCTTTGAGGCAAGCCATATCCCTGACGCCGTTATAGGTATCGAACATAGTAACGCTAGTAAGTTCAGTATTGCCGTTAAGTTATTCGCTAACGCCATTAGCTCTCTCTTTTGAAAAActgaagaagtaatgaaagtgAGAGGACTGTCTCTGGTTTTGCTTACTTATATAAGGTCGGTGCCTTGGTGGTTAGAGATAATGGGCAGTGTGAACTTTGTTTTATGCTAAAATTTATACAACACGAGGTTCGGTCCGCTACAGTTATCCGGTTTAGTGCTGATTTAAAGAGAATGGATATGTGGTTTTATAATATTGTATCCTTTTTAACAATGTTCACGTTGATTTTTTCTTCAGTTAACTTGTTAAAAGGGGAATTTTTATTTCCACTTTGTTGCGGTGAACAAGTTAATCGGGCCGGACcgttttttcttttgggtttaGTAGTTGAATCCTGTCACATCGATGGACACGTCGAGAGAGGAGATGCCTTTTGAAAGTTTTGAATTGCGTCTGTGTTTTACGGCGATGCCGTAACcactttatagttttttttgggaAGACGAGTTATTTCCACGCCAGAACTATCACATGGTAATAAATATACACAATTTTTCAACCTCGTCTCAATTACCCACTTTATAAGTATAACAACTTATTTCTACACACTATGAAAGTTCGAAACTCGTTTCCCCTAAACTTTGAAAGACGGACTAATACCGACAAATAGCGGTTTAAAGTTGGTTAGTGTTCCCTAAACCTTAACTTAACCAATGACTAACTTAGCTAAACCAAAAACGACCCGATTAGAGATATAAACCAGATTAAATCAACCTAATACTAATTGGAACTAATAAACCGACCCAAGACCCGAATTAAACAAATTAGAACCCAATTAAAAACCCCCAAAACGTAAatcttttgtttctctctcGCGAAGAACGTCgttgctcctcctcctccacctcgTTGTTCTTTCGATTGTTCTGTCTGAGGTAATTTcgagaactctctctctctctctctctctctctctctctcgttatTGTATTGTCTCTTTGTCTATCTTTCTCTCTGGTATTGACTCTGTGTTTCTCTGTTTTGTAGAAATCGACAATGGAATCATGGACTGACGTGAATGTTGAGTGGACTGATGTACCTGATTTCGACCCAGGGACTACCGATTCTCCTGATGTTGACTCTGATGGTGAAGATCGCAGAGAGCGTAAAGACTACAACATTGAGAAAGAAGCTTTCAACTTTGTTGATGAACCTCAAGTGAAGCATAACTTGTATCCAGAGACAGAAGATGATGAATATGAAGAGGGGGAAGAAATTCAAAGGACTATCTACAGGCGGCGCAATGATATTAGGAGAGGCAGTGGGGAGTTGTATGTAGGGCAAGTGTTCATCAGTGGAATTGCATTTAAGGAAGCAATGCTCGACTATGCTCTGAAAACGGGTCTGAACATCAAGCAAAGTAGATATGACAAGACAAAGATTGCATTTGTATGTGAAGGCAAAGGTTGCTCTTGGCGCATTTACTGCTCATCCCCAGCAAAGTATCCCAACAAATGGTAGGTGAAGATATTGAAGAAGGATCATACCTGTGTTCCTACGGGTACTTGTGAGCTGCTCAAAGTTCCACAAATAGCTCGCATGTTTGTTGACAAGATCAGAGAAGAACCAGAGTATTTCATGCCCATGAAGATTGAGGAGCTGGTTATGGAGAAGTGGAAGCTCAGTGTTAGTAGGCCGCAATGCCAAAATGCTAGGAACAAAGCGCT
This genomic stretch from Brassica napus cultivar Da-Ae chromosome C9, Da-Ae, whole genome shotgun sequence harbors:
- the LOC106375518 gene encoding tetraspanin-2-like is translated as MALANNLTAILNLLALLCSIPITASGIWLASKPDNECVNLLRWPVVVLGVLVLVVSACGFIGAYQHKETLLAVYLCCMAILIGLLLVVLIFAFVVTRPDGSYQVPGRGYKEYRLEGFSDWLRENVVDSKNWGKIRACLVDTNVCPKLSQQFITADQFFSSSSITPLQSGCCKPPTACGYNFVNPTLWLNPTNMAADADCYLWSNDQSQLCYNCNSCKAGILGNLRQDWRKANLILIITVVVLIWVYVIACSAFRNAQTEDLSRK